The DNA window TCCTCTTACTTTAACTCTTTTATTGTCTTTATATTCTTTTTTCTCTTTTTCAGAAAAATCTAAATTTTTAAATCTTTGATCAACTGCTTCATTTAATGTTGGTGCTAAATAACTATCCTCTACCCAAGCAACTTTTGTTTTATTTACATCTTTATATGTTATTTTCTTCATAATAATTGTTATATCAATTTCTTTTCCTTGTTTATTTTTAATCTTTTTTGTAATTTCTTTTGTATTATAAACATTAACACGAGTTCCTTTTATTAAAGTTCCAATATTTTCTTTTTTATTCTCATCTGAATAAATATTAATTTTTTCTGTAACATAACTGTAATCTGTCTTTAATTTTTTTTCTTTTGAATAAGTTTCTTTTGAATAAAAAATTCCTATAAACATAATCGTAATTACTGATAATAACTTTTTTGTAAATTTCATTTCTTAAAATCTCCTATAATTTTTTATCTGTATTTAATATTATATCATTTTTTTCAATTAAAAAGACACTAAAAAACTTTTTTATTTTTAGTGCCTTTCTTACTATTAACTTTAATAATATTAATAGTTAACTGCTCTTCTTTTAAATTTAGCTTTATCTGCTCCACAAACTGGACATTTTCCAGGTGCATCATTTCCATAGTGAAGATGTCCACAGTCCATACATTCCCAAACTACTTTTTCTTCTGAATGGAAAACCTCACCGTTTTTGATATTTGCTAATAATTTTCTATATCTTTCTTCATGTTCTTTTTCAATTTTTCCAACCATTTCAAATTGTTTAGCAAGTTTTAAAAAACCTTCTTCTTTTGCTTCTTCTGCAAACTTAGCATACATATCTGTCCATTCATAGTTTTCTCCAGCTGCTGCATCAGCAAGATTTGTTAAAGTATCAGGAATAGTATCTCCATGTAGTGCTTTAAACCAAAGTTTTGCATGTTCTTTTTCATTATTAGCTGTAATATCAAATAATTCTGCTATTTGTTCATATCCTTCTTCTTTAGCAATTTTAGCATAAAAATTATATTTATTTCTTGCTTGTGATTCTCCAGCAAATGCTGTCATTAAATTCTTTTCTGTTTTACTTCCTTTTAAATCCATATTGTATCATTTCTCCTTTTTTTAAAATAAAATTTACTTTTAAAAATACTAAATTATAGTTTAAAGTATTTTATCATTTATAAAATAATATGTCAAATTAAATTACTTTGAAAAAAATAAAAAATACTATAAAATAATAAAAAAAGAAACTATTAAAATATGAATTTGTTATAAAAAATAGGTGAATTACGAATGTAGATTTTAGATAAAAAATCAAATAGAATGAGCCGAGTAAATCTCGACATGTTTGAGCTAACTTGTTAGCGAGTTGGTCGAATTTACAGCGAATTCTTGATTTTTTATCGTTAAGAAATCTACTCAGTAATGAACTATTTTTATATCATCAGTATAATAGTTTCTTTTAATTTTAATATATCATTTATTTTTTAGTATAGTCCAGAAGTTCCTTCTTCTAAATCAATTAAGATATTTTTCATTTGTGTATAGTGTTCTAAGATAACTTTATGAGTTTCTCTACCTATACCAGATTTCTTATATCCTCCAAATGGAGCATGTTCTGGAATTTGGTTATAAGTATTTACCCATACTCTACCTGTTTGAATTTCTCTTGCAAGTCTTAAAGCTCTATTGATATTTTTTGTAAATACTGCTCCTCCAAGTCCATATTCACTATCATTTGCTTGTGCAATAACTTCATCATCTGTTTTAAACTTAATTACAACAGCCACTGGTCCAAAGATTTCTTCTTGAGAAACACGACAACCATTATTAACATTTGTTATTAAAGTAGGTCTTACAAAGTTCCCTTTATCACAGCCATTTTCAGTATATTTTACTCCACCTGTTAAAACAACTCCACCTTCTTGTTTAGCTATTTCAACATATTCTAAAATAGTTTTTACTTGTCTTGCATCTATTTGACTTCCCATTACAGTTGTAGGATCTAATGGATTTCCAATTTTAATATTTTCAAATTTCTTTACAAGTTTTGATATAAATTCATCATATATTCCTTCTTGTACAAATATTCTTGAACCTGCACAACAAACTTGTCCTTGGTTAAATAATATTCCAAGTTGAGCTCCTTCAAGAGCTTTTTCTATATCAGCATCATCTAAAATAATATTTGCTGATTTTCCTCCTAATTCAAGAGTAGCAGGAATCAATTTTTCTGCTGCTGCAAGAGCTATATCTCTACCAACTGCTGTTGAACCTGTGAAAGCTAATTTGTCTAAATCAGGATGATTCTTTAAGAATTCTCCTGCTGTACTTCCTTTTCCTGTAACTAAATTTACAACTCCTTTTGGAATTACATCTTGAATAAGTTCCATTAAAACTAATAAGCTTAATGTTGTTGTACTAGATGGTTTTAAAACTACTGTATCTCCTGCTGCAAGAGCTGGTGCTAACTTCCAAGCTGCCATTAAGAATGGGAAGTTCCAAGGGATAATTTGTCCAATAACTCCAATAGGTTCTCTTAAAATTAAACTTAAAAACTTTTCATCTAAAACAGTTGCTTGCCCTTCATCTGCTAAAATACATCCTGCAAAATATCTAAAATGAGTTGCTGCCAATGGAATATCAACTAATTTTGTTTCTCTTATTGGTTTACCATTATCCATAGTTTCAACTGTTGCTAATAAATCTTTATTTTCATCTATAATATCAGCAATTTTATTTAAAATTCTTGCTCTTTCTTTTACTGTTGTTTTTCTCCAAGTCTTAAAGGCTTCTTTTGCACTTTTAACTGCTAAATCTACATCACTTTCACTTGCATCAGGAAATTCTGATAATAATTCATTATTATAAGGAGCATAAGTCTTTACCATAACCCCATTACTTGAATTTACCCATTCCCCATTTATAAACATTTTATATGATTTTTTTAATATATTTTCCATACTGTCCTCCTCTTTTTAATTTCAATTCTTTACTAATTTTGTCATAATTGATTATAGCATATATCCAAAAAAAATAAAAGAGAGATTTTAGCTGTAACTCATCATAATCTCTCTCTAATATTATTCATTATTCAAATTGGCTTTTATAAAATTTTCCTGCCTTATCACTAAGCTTTCTTAAATAACGATAAATTTTTTCATGTTCATCTCCTAAAAATATAACAGGATTTAATTTATCTGAATTCAATTTACCATCTTCAATTAAATTAGAATTTACAACACGCTTTTTAATACTTGCAATTACATTTACAGTTTCTCCATACATAACAATATTTTCAACTTTACATTCAATAGAAATAGGACAAGCAGTAAATAGTGGGGCATCAACAAATTCTCCTATTTCATATTCTAATTTACTTAAAGGAATTTTATCTACTTTATGGAAAAATCCTCCTACTTCAATTTCATTCATTAAATCTTCACCAGGTACATTTACAGTAAATTCTTTAAAATTCATAATTTGTTTAGCTGCATTGCTTCTTGAATGAAAACCTATAACCATCATATCTCCAAGTGTGTATGATGAACTATTAGTTGTAAAATTATATTTAAAATTAGCATCCTTATATCCAAGTAAAATTACTGGAAAACCATAATATAGTTTTGAAGTTTCATAATCTTGTCTCATTTTGTTCTCCTCCATCTAAATACTTTTAGTATATTCTTTTAAAAATTCTTTTTCTTTTTTATTTAAGTATGGACTCAATTTTTTATAAACTTCTGAATGATATTCATTTAGTTGTTGCTTTTCTTCTTTTGTTAAAAGAGTTTTTACAATTCCATCTAAATCAATAGGAGCATAAGTTATAGTTTCAAATTCTAAGAATTGTCCATGTTCAGTTTCACATGCTTCTTTTACTAAAAGTTCATTTTCTATTCTAATTCCATGACTACCTTCAATATATGCACCCGGCTCATTAGTAACTATCATACCAACTTCCAATCTTTGGGGATTATATTGAAATCTAATACCATGAGGTCCTTCATGTACATTTAAAATATGCCCCACACCATGTCCTGTTCCACATTTATAGTCTATTCCAACATTCCATAAAAATTGTCTAGCTAATATATCTAAGTTTGTTCCAGTTGCTCCAAACAAAAATTTTGCTCTTGATAATGCTAACATTCCTTTTAAAACTAAGGTATTGTCAGTTTTTTCTTTTTTACCAACTTTTCCTAAAAAGAAAGTTCTTGTTATGTCAGTAGTTCCTTTTAAATATGTTCCTCCAGAATCAAGTAAATATACTCCATCTTCTATTTTAGTTGAATTTTTTTCAGGTGCAGAATAGTGCATCATAGCTGCATTTTTTCCAAAAGCAGAAATAGTTGAGAAACTTAAATCTATATATCCTTCTATTTTTTCTCTTAGAGAATTAATTTTTTCTTCAGCAGAAAATTCTGTGATATTTTCTTTTTTATAGTTATTTTTAAGCCAATACATGAATTTAACTATAGCAACTCCATCTTGAATATGAATTTCTTTTGTGTTAGCTATTTCAGTTTCATTTTTATGAGCCTTTAAGTATGTACTTGGATTCATAGAATTAATTAAAGTATTTTTACTGATAGCTTCATAAATTGCATAACTAATCTTATTAAAATCAACTAAAATATTTCCTTTTAATTTTTTTATATCTTCAAAAAATTCAAAATATTCTTTGATTTCAACTTTATTATCTTTAAAATATTTTTGAGTTTTATCATCTAATTTATTTTTATCTATATATAGAATTGAATTTTTTTCAGAAATTATTGTAAATGATAAAGCTACAGGATTATGTTGAACATCATCACCTCTAAAATTATATATCCAAGCAATATCATCTAAACTTGAAATAATATTATAGTCTACATTCTTTTCTTTTAAGCTTGCTCTTATTTCTTTTACTTTTTCTTTATATGATTTTCCAGTATATTTATCTTCTAAAATAAATATTTTTCCATCAGGTAATTTTTTTCTTTTATCCCAAATTTCTGCTAGTAAATCAAAGTCAACTATCTTATATTTTTTCTTTGAAAGAATCTCGTTAACATCAGAAGACAAAAGAATTTTTGCATCTATACCAATTTTAGAATTTTCAGCTAATTTAGAAATTATATATTCTTTATAAGTAGGAACTCCAAGATTGCCTTGTTTAAATAATTTTACTTCACTACCTTTTAGTTGTTTTTCTGCTTGAATATGATATCTTCCATCTGTCCATATACAAGCTTCATCTTTGAATATAACTAACACTCCAGCTGAGCCTGTGAAACCTGATAAATATTCTCTACCTTTAAAATAATCATCAATATATTCACTTTGGTGATAATCAGAACTTGTTACTATATAAGCATCAACCTTATACTTTTTCATAACTTTTCTAGCTTCTTCAATTCTCTTATTGATTTCCATTTTAGACTTCCTCCACTTTAATGGGCTTTATTTTATTCCACTGTTACAGATTTTGCAAGATTTCTTGGTTTATCAACATCAAAACCTTTTTCCAAAGAAGTGTAATATGCTAAATATTGTAAACCTACAACTGCAAGTACAGGTGTTAATAGCTCTCCACTGTCTTTAACTTGAATTACATCATCTACAACTTCTGGAACTAAGCTTCCTTCTTTACAAACTCCAATAACATAAGCTCCTCTTGCCTTAACTTCTTTTATATTTGATACAACTTTTTCATCCATTTCTAAATTAGTTGAAATAGCAACAACTAAAACTCCTTTTTCTATAAGGGCAATACTTCCATGTTTTAATTCTCCAGCAGGCAGTGCCTCAGTATGAATATAGTTAATTTCTTTCATCTTCAAGCTACCTTCTCTAGCTACTTTTTCATCTATTCCTCTTCCAAGATAGAAACCATTTTTTATATCTTTTATTTTTTTAGCAATATCATGGATTTTTTCTTTTTCACTGATTAATTTGACTACATTTTCTTTTAATAAACTGATATCAGAAATATATTTTTGATAATCTTTTTCTTGAATTTTTCCAAGTTTAGCTCCAATATATAGTGATAATAGATACATAACTAAAACTTGTGAACTGTATGCCTTAGTTGACGCAACTGAAATTTCAGGTCCTGCTAGAGTATAGATAACATTATCTGCTTCTCTTGTTATTGTAGAACCTAAAACATTAGATATAGCAAGAGTTCTTGCTCCCTTTTCTTTTGCATACTTCATTGACATTAAAGTATCAATAGTTTCTCCTGATTGACTTACAAAAATAGCCAATGTTTTATTTGTTATTACAGGGTCATTATATCTAAATTCAGAAGCTATATCTGTAAATACATCTATACCCAATAATTTTTTCATAAAATATTGTCCTTGTAAACCTGCATAGTAAGCAGTTCCACAAGCTACCACATATATTCTATCTATATCATAGAAATTTATTCCTTCTAATTGTTCATCAAATTTTACATTTTTCTCTTTATCTGTATATACATTTAAAGTTTTTTCAATAATTTCAGGTTGCTCTTCAATTTCTTTTATCATAAAGTGAGCATACCCACCTTTTGAAGCTTGTTCAAAATTCCATTCAACCTTTTTTACTTTTCTTTTTACTTCTTTTTCATCTTTATCATAGATAGTAACATTATCCTTAGTTACTAAAACAACATCTCCATCTTCAAGATAAATAATATCTCTTGTATATTTCAAAATTGCTGAAACATCAGAAGCAATAAAGTTTTGATGAGCTCCAAGTCCAACAATTAAAGGACTATGATTTCTACAACAGATCATTCTATCTGGAAAATCTTTGTGAATTATAGCAAAGGCATAAGTTCCTCTTATTCTTTTTAAAACTTTTTTAAGAGTTGAATATAAATCTCCATCATATAATTTTGAAAACAGTTGAGCAACAACCTCTGTATCTGTGTCTGAACTAAATTTTACTCCTTGTTCTAATAATTCTTTTTTAATTTCTGCATAGTTTTCAATAATCCCATTATGAATAAGTGCAACATCTTTACTTTCACTATAATGAGGGTGGGCGTTTCTATCAGTTGGCACTCCATGAGTTGCCCATCTAGTATGCCCTATACCTGTACAAGAAAGAATTTCAAAATTTTTCATATGATTTTTTAAATTTTCTAATTTTCCTTCTTTCTTTTCAATTTGAAT is part of the Fusobacterium nucleatum genome and encodes:
- a CDS encoding rubrerythrin family protein — its product is MDLKGSKTEKNLMTAFAGESQARNKYNFYAKIAKEEGYEQIAELFDITANNEKEHAKLWFKALHGDTIPDTLTNLADAAAGENYEWTDMYAKFAEEAKEEGFLKLAKQFEMVGKIEKEHEERYRKLLANIKNGEVFHSEEKVVWECMDCGHLHYGNDAPGKCPVCGADKAKFKRRAVNY
- a CDS encoding aldehyde dehydrogenase family protein, encoding MENILKKSYKMFINGEWVNSSNGVMVKTYAPYNNELLSEFPDASESDVDLAVKSAKEAFKTWRKTTVKERARILNKIADIIDENKDLLATVETMDNGKPIRETKLVDIPLAATHFRYFAGCILADEGQATVLDEKFLSLILREPIGVIGQIIPWNFPFLMAAWKLAPALAAGDTVVLKPSSTTTLSLLVLMELIQDVIPKGVVNLVTGKGSTAGEFLKNHPDLDKLAFTGSTAVGRDIALAAAEKLIPATLELGGKSANIILDDADIEKALEGAQLGILFNQGQVCCAGSRIFVQEGIYDEFISKLVKKFENIKIGNPLDPTTVMGSQIDARQVKTILEYVEIAKQEGGVVLTGGVKYTENGCDKGNFVRPTLITNVNNGCRVSQEEIFGPVAVVIKFKTDDEVIAQANDSEYGLGGAVFTKNINRALRLAREIQTGRVWVNTYNQIPEHAPFGGYKKSGIGRETHKVILEHYTQMKNILIDLEEGTSGLY
- a CDS encoding flavin reductase produces the protein MRQDYETSKLYYGFPVILLGYKDANFKYNFTTNSSSYTLGDMMVIGFHSRSNAAKQIMNFKEFTVNVPGEDLMNEIEVGGFFHKVDKIPLSKLEYEIGEFVDAPLFTACPISIECKVENIVMYGETVNVIASIKKRVVNSNLIEDGKLNSDKLNPVIFLGDEHEKIYRYLRKLSDKAGKFYKSQFE
- a CDS encoding aminopeptidase P family protein, with the translated sequence MEINKRIEEARKVMKKYKVDAYIVTSSDYHQSEYIDDYFKGREYLSGFTGSAGVLVIFKDEACIWTDGRYHIQAEKQLKGSEVKLFKQGNLGVPTYKEYIISKLAENSKIGIDAKILLSSDVNEILSKKKYKIVDFDLLAEIWDKRKKLPDGKIFILEDKYTGKSYKEKVKEIRASLKEKNVDYNIISSLDDIAWIYNFRGDDVQHNPVALSFTIISEKNSILYIDKNKLDDKTQKYFKDNKVEIKEYFEFFEDIKKLKGNILVDFNKISYAIYEAISKNTLINSMNPSTYLKAHKNETEIANTKEIHIQDGVAIVKFMYWLKNNYKKENITEFSAEEKINSLREKIEGYIDLSFSTISAFGKNAAMMHYSAPEKNSTKIEDGVYLLDSGGTYLKGTTDITRTFFLGKVGKKEKTDNTLVLKGMLALSRAKFLFGATGTNLDILARQFLWNVGIDYKCGTGHGVGHILNVHEGPHGIRFQYNPQRLEVGMIVTNEPGAYIEGSHGIRIENELLVKEACETEHGQFLEFETITYAPIDLDGIVKTLLTKEEKQQLNEYHSEVYKKLSPYLNKKEKEFLKEYTKSI
- the glmS gene encoding glutamine--fructose-6-phosphate transaminase (isomerizing); this encodes MCGIIGYSGSNTNAVDVLLEGLEKVEYRGYDSAGIAFVTDSRIQIEKKEGKLENLKNHMKNFEILSCTGIGHTRWATHGVPTDRNAHPHYSESKDVALIHNGIIENYAEIKKELLEQGVKFSSDTDTEVVAQLFSKLYDGDLYSTLKKVLKRIRGTYAFAIIHKDFPDRMICCRNHSPLIVGLGAHQNFIASDVSAILKYTRDIIYLEDGDVVLVTKDNVTIYDKDEKEVKRKVKKVEWNFEQASKGGYAHFMIKEIEEQPEIIEKTLNVYTDKEKNVKFDEQLEGINFYDIDRIYVVACGTAYYAGLQGQYFMKKLLGIDVFTDIASEFRYNDPVITNKTLAIFVSQSGETIDTLMSMKYAKEKGARTLAISNVLGSTITREADNVIYTLAGPEISVASTKAYSSQVLVMYLLSLYIGAKLGKIQEKDYQKYISDISLLKENVVKLISEKEKIHDIAKKIKDIKNGFYLGRGIDEKVAREGSLKMKEINYIHTEALPAGELKHGSIALIEKGVLVVAISTNLEMDEKVVSNIKEVKARGAYVIGVCKEGSLVPEVVDDVIQVKDSGELLTPVLAVVGLQYLAYYTSLEKGFDVDKPRNLAKSVTVE